A portion of the Stigmatella aurantiaca DW4/3-1 genome contains these proteins:
- a CDS encoding DUF819 family protein, with translation MTAVQVLFFLLFPALAIRMGERFRVAKILGPVTLCYAAGFVCANLPGVTLSSAASMQVSEIAVPLAIPLLLFSANVRVWPKLARPLLISFSLACVAAILAAGSVSWCFRGETDEWWKIAGMLVGVYVGGTANMAAIGRVLEAHSETFILLNTADLAAGGVYLLFLLTFAQRLLLRFMRPFTASAHPALFEHPGETMGSWTRHHLRDMGWGFGLAVAIVAVGVGGTQLVLEKLEAGPALLIITTLGIAVSLSKRVHALVGTYELGEYVLLIFCVAMGSLADLRMLSGGSAMLVLFVVAVMGLAIVLHVAFSALLRIDVDSTLVCSTATIYGPALIGPVTAALRNRALVGPGLTLGLAGLALGNYLGLATAWGLRWLAGG, from the coding sequence ATGACGGCCGTTCAGGTGCTGTTTTTCCTGCTTTTTCCGGCTCTGGCGATCCGGATGGGCGAGCGGTTTCGCGTGGCGAAGATTCTCGGTCCGGTGACGCTCTGTTACGCGGCGGGGTTTGTCTGCGCCAACCTGCCGGGCGTGACGCTGTCCTCGGCCGCCTCGATGCAGGTGAGCGAGATCGCGGTCCCGTTGGCGATTCCCCTGCTGCTGTTCTCCGCGAATGTGCGCGTGTGGCCGAAGCTGGCGCGCCCGCTGCTCATCTCCTTCAGCCTGGCGTGCGTCGCGGCGATCCTGGCCGCGGGTTCCGTCAGCTGGTGCTTCCGGGGGGAGACCGATGAGTGGTGGAAGATCGCCGGCATGCTGGTGGGGGTCTACGTGGGCGGCACCGCCAACATGGCGGCCATCGGGCGGGTGCTGGAGGCGCACAGCGAGACGTTCATCCTGCTCAATACGGCGGATCTCGCCGCGGGCGGTGTGTACCTCCTCTTCCTGCTCACCTTCGCCCAGCGGCTGCTGCTGCGATTCATGCGGCCGTTCACCGCCTCGGCGCACCCTGCGCTGTTCGAGCATCCGGGCGAGACGATGGGGTCCTGGACGCGGCACCACCTCCGGGACATGGGGTGGGGGTTCGGGCTCGCGGTGGCCATCGTCGCGGTGGGGGTGGGGGGGACGCAGCTCGTGCTGGAGAAGCTGGAGGCGGGCCCCGCGCTGCTGATCATCACCACGCTGGGCATCGCGGTGTCCCTGTCGAAGCGCGTGCACGCGCTCGTGGGCACCTATGAGCTGGGGGAGTATGTGCTGCTCATCTTCTGTGTGGCCATGGGCTCGCTGGCCGACCTGCGGATGTTGAGCGGGGGCAGCGCGATGCTCGTGCTCTTCGTGGTGGCGGTGATGGGGCTGGCCATCGTGCTGCACGTGGCGTTCTCGGCGCTCCTGCGCATCGATGTGGACAGCACGCTGGTCTGCTCGACGGCGACCATCTACGGCCCAGCCCTGATCGGGCCGGTGACGGCCGCCCTGCGCAACCGGGCGCTCGTGGGGCCTGGCCTGACGCTGGGACTCGCGGGGTTGGCGCTGGGCAACTACCTCGGGCTCGCGACGGCGTGGGGCTTGCGCTGGTTGGCGGGCGGGTAA
- a CDS encoding ABC transporter ATP-binding protein, whose protein sequence is MPHSPTDLAVDARGLIKRFGSFTALNGLDLQIPRGAFYAYLGPNGAGKSTSLALLTGVYGPDGGSIQLLGLDAVRHPLKVKSRIGMVPEELSLFERLTGRQYLTFCGRMYGLEGEEAAARAAELLELTELTYKAGALVAEYSKGMRRRLAIAAALIHAPELVFLDEPFEGIDVLAAGVIRELLRELSRRGVTLLLTTHVLEIAERLATHAGILRGGKMLDQGPVGELLARHGTASLEALFEKLISVPAARNARLSFYGESPGAVTPLRRESA, encoded by the coding sequence ATGCCGCACTCTCCCACGGATCTGGCCGTCGATGCCCGAGGGCTCATCAAACGCTTCGGGAGCTTCACGGCGCTCAACGGGCTGGATCTCCAGATTCCCCGGGGCGCCTTCTACGCCTACCTCGGACCCAACGGCGCGGGGAAGTCCACCTCGCTGGCCCTGCTCACCGGTGTGTACGGCCCGGATGGGGGCTCCATCCAGTTGCTGGGGTTGGACGCGGTCCGTCACCCCCTGAAGGTGAAGAGCCGCATCGGCATGGTGCCCGAGGAGCTGAGCCTCTTCGAGCGGCTCACCGGGCGCCAGTACCTCACCTTCTGCGGGCGCATGTACGGCCTGGAGGGCGAAGAGGCGGCGGCGCGGGCGGCGGAGCTGCTGGAACTGACTGAGCTCACGTACAAGGCGGGCGCGCTCGTCGCCGAGTACTCCAAGGGCATGCGCCGGCGGCTCGCCATCGCCGCGGCGCTGATCCACGCCCCGGAGCTGGTGTTCCTGGACGAACCCTTCGAGGGCATCGATGTGCTGGCCGCGGGCGTCATCCGGGAGCTGCTGCGGGAGCTGAGCCGGCGCGGGGTGACGCTGCTGCTCACCACACACGTGCTGGAGATCGCCGAGCGGCTGGCCACCCACGCGGGCATCCTCCGCGGCGGGAAGATGCTGGACCAGGGGCCGGTGGGAGAGCTGCTGGCACGGCACGGCACGGCCTCGCTGGAGGCCCTCTTCGAGAAGCTCATCAGCGTGCCCGCGGCGCGCAATGCCCGCCTGTCCTTCTATGGAGAGAGCCCCGGCGCGGTGACGCCCTTGCGCCGGGAGTCCGCGTGA
- a CDS encoding response regulator: MSHILVVDDDASHRTLICDALEELGYRTVQAANGREALDLLEGDMPAAVLLDLRMPVMSGWGLLDALKKMPRARGLPIIIISGYGFEWEAELVGAAGYISKPVDLDKVRMTVQQIVGPPEMSLMH, translated from the coding sequence ATGTCTCACATCCTGGTCGTCGACGACGACGCGAGCCACCGCACGCTCATCTGCGATGCCCTCGAGGAACTGGGCTACCGCACTGTCCAGGCAGCCAACGGCCGCGAGGCGCTGGATCTGCTCGAGGGCGACATGCCCGCCGCGGTGTTGTTGGATCTCCGCATGCCCGTCATGAGCGGCTGGGGCCTTCTGGACGCACTCAAGAAGATGCCCCGGGCCCGCGGGCTGCCCATCATCATCATCTCCGGCTACGGCTTCGAATGGGAAGCGGAGCTGGTCGGCGCCGCCGGCTACATCTCCAAGCCGGTGGACCTGGACAAGGTGCGGATGACCGTGCAGCAGATCGTCGGCCCGCCCGAGATGTCGCTGATGCACTAG
- a CDS encoding amidohydrolase family protein: MSSHEAPACLGPATAWLGTSGRSPPLPALHDAEGPRLPEGLPPVVDAHVHLFPDGVFEAIWRWFERYGWPIRYKLHTPQVLDFLLSRGVSRVVALHYAHKPGMARFLNAYMAEVMRAEPRVVGLATVLPGEAGAADILAEAFAAGLQGVKLHCHVQCFAPDDPALHEVYEACAKAGRPLVMHAGREPSSPHYACDPHALCSAERVERVLQDHPRLKLCVPHLGADEFEGYARLLERYDTLWLDTTMAAADYFPIPLPRGTLEVRPERILYGTDFPHLPYAWDRELKTLLGLRLGEQVEAGILGQNALRLYGLL; encoded by the coding sequence ATGTCCTCTCACGAAGCCCCCGCTTGCCTCGGCCCCGCCACCGCTTGGCTGGGTACCTCCGGCCGCTCCCCGCCCCTGCCCGCCCTCCATGACGCCGAGGGGCCCAGGCTGCCCGAGGGGTTGCCCCCCGTGGTGGACGCCCACGTCCACCTCTTCCCGGATGGCGTCTTCGAGGCCATCTGGCGCTGGTTCGAGCGGTACGGCTGGCCCATCCGCTACAAGCTCCACACGCCCCAGGTCTTGGACTTCCTGCTGTCCCGAGGGGTGAGCCGGGTGGTGGCGCTGCACTACGCGCACAAGCCGGGCATGGCCCGGTTCCTCAATGCCTACATGGCCGAGGTGATGCGCGCCGAGCCGCGCGTGGTGGGGCTGGCCACCGTGCTTCCCGGCGAAGCGGGCGCGGCGGACATCCTCGCGGAGGCGTTCGCCGCGGGGCTTCAGGGCGTGAAGCTGCACTGCCATGTCCAGTGCTTCGCGCCGGATGATCCCGCCCTTCATGAGGTGTACGAGGCCTGCGCGAAGGCCGGGCGCCCGCTCGTCATGCACGCCGGCCGTGAACCCTCCAGCCCCCACTATGCATGCGATCCCCACGCGCTCTGCTCGGCGGAGCGCGTGGAGCGCGTGCTCCAGGACCACCCCCGCCTGAAGCTGTGCGTGCCGCACCTGGGGGCAGACGAGTTCGAGGGCTATGCCCGCCTGCTGGAGCGGTACGACACCCTCTGGTTGGACACCACCATGGCGGCGGCGGATTACTTCCCCATCCCGTTGCCCCGAGGGACACTGGAAGTGCGCCCCGAGCGCATCCTCTATGGAACGGACTTCCCGCACCTGCCCTACGCCTGGGACCGCGAGCTGAAGACCCTGCTAGGCTTGCGCCTGGGGGAGCAGGTGGAGGCGGGAATCCTGGGACAGAACGCTCTGCGGCTCTATGGGCTGCTCTAG
- a CDS encoding TatD family hydrolase: MPELLPLFDAHLHPESLSDQDLESMRFFGVERVLVVAHHFAEPTPKALRLHFDDLVGRQIPRLDRLGIRAYAALGVHPRCIPRRGLSEVLSSLPDYFQGGRVVALGETGLHAGGEEEEEAFLEQLALARRLKLRVVVHTPTQDKERHTRRILTLLRTAGNLPSRVLVDHATARTVGAILGCGHWAGLTLHPEALKAERAVALVRKLGSERLVLNSDAGDGAGDILGLARLARLLAKANLSERVVRRVACQNAERFFQVTA, encoded by the coding sequence GTGCCTGAGTTGTTGCCCCTCTTCGATGCGCACCTACACCCCGAGTCCTTGAGCGACCAGGATCTCGAGTCCATGCGCTTTTTCGGAGTGGAGCGGGTGCTGGTGGTGGCCCACCACTTCGCGGAGCCCACCCCCAAGGCCCTGCGGCTCCACTTCGATGACCTGGTGGGCCGGCAGATCCCCCGGCTCGACCGGCTGGGCATCCGCGCGTACGCCGCGCTGGGCGTCCACCCCCGCTGTATCCCCCGGCGCGGGCTGTCCGAGGTGCTCTCCAGCCTGCCGGACTACTTTCAAGGAGGCCGCGTGGTGGCGCTGGGCGAGACGGGGCTGCACGCGGGGGGCGAGGAGGAGGAGGAAGCCTTCCTGGAGCAACTCGCCCTGGCGCGGCGGCTCAAGCTCCGGGTGGTGGTCCATACCCCCACCCAGGACAAGGAGCGCCACACCCGGCGCATCCTCACGCTGCTGCGCACCGCGGGCAACCTGCCCTCGCGCGTGCTGGTGGACCACGCCACCGCGCGCACGGTGGGGGCCATCCTGGGCTGCGGCCACTGGGCGGGGCTGACCCTGCACCCCGAGGCCCTGAAGGCGGAACGGGCGGTGGCGCTGGTGCGCAAGCTGGGCAGTGAGCGGCTGGTGCTCAACTCCGACGCCGGGGACGGCGCGGGAGACATCCTGGGACTGGCCCGGCTGGCGCGCCTGCTGGCCAAGGCCAATCTTTCCGAACGGGTGGTGCGCCGCGTGGCCTGCCAGAACGCCGAGCGCTTTTTTCAGGTCACCGCCTGA
- the glmU gene encoding bifunctional UDP-N-acetylglucosamine diphosphorylase/glucosamine-1-phosphate N-acetyltransferase GlmU → MSAPLAAVVLCAGKGTRMKSEKAKVLHAILGKPLCAYPLKRALDVGASPLVPVVGHQAPEVEKAIRAQFPEAALRFALQKEQRGTADAVRSAEGALKDFSGRVLILYGDVPLLRRETLEALVAAHEAGKGPLSLVATTLEDPTGYGRVLREGGKVTRIVEHKDCTPAQRAVRECNAGIYLVESSFLWRALAEIRPQNAQGEYYLTDLVEMAARQGPVASIDADATETAGVNDRVELAARARVMQQRINERHMRAGVTLQDPATTFIDEDVTVGADTELGPLVTLAAGTVVGRNVTIGQGSVLTASFVADGTAIKPYSVFEEAKVGERCIIGPFSRLRPGTELAEEVHLGNFVETKKAVIGKGSKANHLAYLGDAKIGSKVNVGAGTITCNYDGVNKHLTELGDGVFIGSDTQLVAPVSVGDGAYVGAGTTVTKNVPPGSLAVSRSPQVNKEGWVARKKERQG, encoded by the coding sequence ATGTCAGCTCCCCTCGCGGCGGTGGTGTTGTGTGCCGGCAAGGGCACCCGGATGAAGTCGGAGAAGGCCAAGGTCCTTCACGCCATCCTGGGCAAGCCCCTGTGTGCATATCCTTTGAAGCGTGCCCTGGACGTGGGCGCCTCTCCGTTGGTGCCGGTGGTGGGTCACCAGGCGCCGGAGGTGGAGAAGGCCATCCGGGCGCAGTTTCCGGAGGCGGCCCTGCGCTTTGCCCTCCAGAAGGAGCAGCGGGGCACCGCGGACGCGGTCCGCTCGGCGGAAGGGGCGCTGAAGGACTTCTCGGGCCGCGTCCTCATCCTCTACGGGGACGTGCCGTTGCTGCGCCGCGAGACGTTGGAGGCGCTCGTGGCCGCGCACGAGGCGGGCAAGGGGCCGCTGTCGTTGGTGGCCACGACGCTGGAGGATCCCACCGGCTATGGCCGTGTCCTGCGGGAGGGGGGCAAGGTCACCCGCATCGTCGAGCACAAGGACTGCACCCCGGCGCAGCGCGCGGTGCGCGAGTGCAACGCCGGCATCTACCTGGTGGAGTCGTCCTTCCTGTGGCGGGCCTTGGCGGAGATCCGCCCACAGAATGCCCAGGGGGAGTACTACCTGACGGATCTCGTGGAGATGGCGGCGCGGCAGGGGCCGGTGGCCTCGATCGACGCGGATGCCACGGAGACCGCCGGGGTGAATGATCGCGTGGAGCTGGCGGCGCGCGCCCGGGTGATGCAGCAGCGCATCAACGAGCGCCACATGCGCGCGGGCGTCACCCTGCAGGACCCCGCCACCACCTTCATCGACGAGGACGTCACCGTGGGGGCGGACACGGAGCTGGGCCCGCTGGTGACGCTGGCGGCCGGCACCGTCGTGGGGCGCAACGTCACCATCGGCCAGGGCAGCGTGCTGACGGCGTCCTTCGTGGCGGATGGCACCGCCATCAAGCCCTACTCGGTGTTCGAGGAGGCCAAGGTGGGCGAGCGGTGCATCATCGGCCCCTTCTCCCGCCTGCGTCCGGGCACCGAGCTGGCCGAAGAGGTGCATCTGGGCAACTTCGTGGAGACGAAGAAAGCCGTCATCGGCAAGGGATCCAAGGCCAATCACCTGGCGTATCTGGGGGACGCGAAGATCGGCTCCAAGGTGAACGTGGGTGCGGGCACCATCACCTGCAACTACGACGGGGTGAACAAGCACCTCACGGAACTGGGGGACGGGGTGTTCATCGGCTCGGACACACAGTTGGTCGCCCCAGTGTCCGTGGGAGACGGTGCGTATGTCGGTGCGGGCACGACCGTGACGAAAAATGTACCGCCTGGAAGCCTCGCCGTGTCCCGTTCTCCACAGGTGAACAAGGAGGGATGGGTGGCCCGGAAGAAGGAGAGACAGGGCTAA
- the glmS gene encoding glutamine--fructose-6-phosphate transaminase (isomerizing) has protein sequence MCGIVGYVGDKESAPILVSGLKKLEYRGYDSAGVAVVGGNALNVVRATGKLKNLENRVSQEPPQGTLGIGHTRWATHGRPSDENAHPHTYKNVAVVHNGIIENHLALKEELRAKGHVFSSETDTEVFAHLISDELERGVDLPDAVRLAIKQVKGTYALAVVSSRDPNRIICTKDASPMVLGLGQGQNFVASDVPALLEHTRDFVYMEEGDLAIVTAQGVDIFNRQGNKVNRPTRRIDWTPMMAEKGGHKHFMHKEIWEQPRAIADTLRGRMLLSEGDIHFEGWNLSADKVRTITKVTILACGTSWHSGVAGKHMIESLARIPVEVELASEFRYRDPIVDPTHLAIAISQSGETADTLAAFKEAKARGAMSLAICNVMGSAMTREADISVLTNAGPEIGVASTKAFTTQLVTLYMLAVKLGRMRGTLTVKAAQEHLTHLTQIPKMIEDVLKCEPSVKRVAREFMAAQDFLFLGRGPMHPVALEGALKLKEISYIHAEGYAGGEMKHGPIALIDEKMPVVVIAPKQPSVAYEKIIGNIEEVRARGGKVIAIIDEDDHHVDGLADHVIRIPAACALLAPVVSTIPLQLLAYHVAEMRGNDVDQPRNLAKSVTVE, from the coding sequence ATGTGCGGGATTGTTGGTTACGTGGGTGACAAGGAGTCTGCTCCCATCCTGGTGTCCGGCCTGAAGAAGCTGGAGTACCGGGGGTATGACTCGGCGGGCGTGGCGGTGGTGGGGGGCAATGCGCTCAACGTGGTGAGGGCGACCGGCAAGCTCAAGAACCTTGAGAATCGTGTCTCCCAGGAGCCGCCCCAAGGAACCCTCGGCATTGGCCACACGCGGTGGGCCACGCACGGCCGCCCCTCGGATGAGAACGCCCACCCGCACACCTACAAGAACGTGGCGGTGGTGCACAACGGCATCATCGAGAACCACCTGGCGCTCAAGGAGGAGCTGCGGGCCAAGGGCCATGTCTTCTCCTCGGAGACCGACACGGAAGTGTTCGCCCACCTGATCTCGGACGAGCTGGAGCGCGGCGTGGACCTGCCGGACGCGGTGCGGCTGGCCATCAAGCAGGTGAAGGGCACGTACGCGCTGGCGGTGGTCAGCTCCCGGGACCCGAACCGCATCATCTGCACCAAGGACGCTTCCCCCATGGTGCTGGGGCTGGGCCAGGGGCAGAACTTCGTGGCGAGCGACGTGCCGGCGCTGCTCGAGCACACGCGCGACTTCGTCTACATGGAGGAGGGTGACCTCGCGATCGTCACCGCCCAGGGCGTGGACATCTTCAACCGCCAGGGCAACAAGGTGAACCGGCCCACCCGCCGCATCGACTGGACGCCGATGATGGCGGAGAAGGGCGGCCACAAGCACTTCATGCACAAGGAGATCTGGGAGCAGCCCCGCGCCATCGCGGACACGCTGCGCGGCCGGATGCTCCTGTCCGAGGGCGACATCCACTTCGAGGGCTGGAACCTGTCGGCCGACAAGGTGCGCACCATCACCAAGGTGACCATCCTGGCGTGCGGCACCTCGTGGCACTCGGGCGTCGCCGGCAAGCACATGATCGAATCGCTGGCGCGCATCCCCGTCGAGGTGGAGCTGGCCAGCGAGTTCCGGTACCGGGATCCCATCGTCGATCCGACGCACCTGGCGATCGCCATCAGCCAGTCGGGCGAGACGGCCGACACGCTGGCGGCCTTCAAGGAGGCGAAGGCCCGGGGCGCCATGTCGCTGGCCATCTGCAACGTGATGGGCAGCGCGATGACGCGCGAGGCGGACATCTCGGTGCTGACCAACGCTGGGCCGGAGATCGGCGTGGCGTCCACCAAGGCGTTCACCACCCAGCTCGTCACGCTCTACATGCTGGCGGTGAAGCTGGGCCGCATGCGCGGCACCCTCACCGTGAAGGCCGCGCAGGAGCACCTGACGCACCTGACGCAGATCCCCAAGATGATCGAGGACGTGCTCAAGTGCGAGCCGTCGGTGAAGCGCGTGGCGCGGGAGTTCATGGCCGCGCAGGACTTCCTCTTCCTCGGCCGCGGCCCCATGCACCCGGTGGCGCTGGAGGGCGCGCTGAAGCTGAAGGAGATCTCCTACATCCACGCGGAGGGCTACGCGGGCGGTGAAATGAAGCACGGCCCCATCGCGCTCATCGACGAGAAGATGCCGGTGGTGGTCATCGCCCCGAAGCAGCCGAGCGTGGCGTACGAGAAGATCATCGGCAACATCGAGGAGGTGCGTGCCCGGGGTGGCAAGGTCATCGCCATCATCGACGAGGATGATCACCACGTGGACGGCCTGGCGGATCACGTGATTCGCATCCCGGCGGCCTGCGCGCTGCTGGCGCCGGTGGTGTCCACCATTCCGTTGCAGCTCCTGGCCTACCATGTGGCGGAGATGCGCGGGAACGACGTGGATCAGCCGCGCAACCTCGCCAAGAGCGTGACGGTGGAGTAG
- a CDS encoding serine/threonine-protein kinase, producing MRQRQYRTRPACGLLEDVQTGSAKTVEVPSRRYGRYRLRSRLGEGGMAEVFLADAVDARGQSFSVALKLMRKDVPVEAFADEADLMGVLDHPNLVRKLEDGEAFGRPFIAIEFLSGGDLERLLRTHERLHRRVPLGVAVHVCIEVLRALAYFHQARTRSGRPLELVHGDITPSNIFFSGEGEVKLGDFGVAKSRGADIGPQDGILAGKLHYLSPEQTRGEPPTPATDLFALGIVLHEMVVGTHPFLREETDEARVMAAIRAGKLNLPDSVDRPLAQILRRALAPDTASRYHTAGEFAGALFTWLLDSGQSPSRPQIQEWLRKSSGQGLL from the coding sequence ATGAGACAGAGGCAGTACCGGACCCGTCCCGCCTGTGGCTTACTAGAGGACGTGCAGACGGGCTCCGCCAAGACCGTGGAGGTACCCTCCCGGAGGTACGGCCGGTACCGGCTCCGCTCTCGCCTCGGCGAGGGAGGCATGGCGGAGGTCTTCCTGGCGGACGCGGTGGACGCGCGGGGCCAGTCCTTCTCGGTAGCGCTCAAGCTGATGCGCAAGGACGTCCCGGTCGAGGCCTTCGCGGACGAAGCCGATCTGATGGGCGTGTTGGATCACCCCAACCTGGTGCGCAAGCTGGAGGATGGAGAGGCCTTCGGCCGGCCCTTCATCGCCATCGAGTTCCTGTCCGGGGGAGACCTGGAGCGGCTGCTGCGCACCCACGAGCGGCTTCACCGCCGGGTGCCCCTGGGCGTGGCCGTCCATGTCTGCATCGAGGTGCTGCGCGCGCTCGCCTACTTCCACCAGGCGCGCACGCGCAGCGGACGGCCCCTGGAGCTGGTGCACGGCGACATCACCCCTTCCAACATCTTCTTCTCGGGCGAGGGCGAGGTGAAGCTGGGCGACTTCGGGGTGGCCAAGTCGCGCGGGGCGGACATCGGCCCACAGGACGGCATCCTCGCGGGCAAGCTGCACTACCTCTCGCCAGAGCAGACCCGCGGGGAGCCGCCCACCCCCGCCACGGACTTGTTCGCCCTGGGCATCGTCCTGCACGAGATGGTGGTGGGCACCCATCCCTTCCTCCGGGAGGAGACGGACGAGGCACGGGTGATGGCGGCCATCCGGGCGGGCAAGCTGAACCTGCCCGACTCCGTGGACCGGCCGCTGGCGCAGATCCTCCGCCGCGCGCTCGCGCCCGACACGGCCAGCCGCTACCACACGGCGGGAGAGTTCGCCGGCGCGCTCTTCACCTGGCTGCTGGACTCGGGCCAGAGCCCCTCCCGGCCCCAGATCCAGGAGTGGCTGAGGAAGAGCTCGGGCCAGGGCCTGCTGTAG
- a CDS encoding DUF3106 domain-containing protein: MRRTLAIVGWMVVLLVGASSRAQEPERAPTAAERFEQLSPEQKEALRAKLREFKALPQEEQKRIRANLERLQRMSPEERERLRANLSDFNRLSPGERQLLRERFGEFQNLSQERKAELRKRMREYLRAHPERREQMRENLRRWRQLSPEQRQELRDRMRERRRR, from the coding sequence ATGAGACGGACCCTGGCGATCGTCGGGTGGATGGTGGTGCTGCTCGTGGGGGCCTCCTCCCGGGCCCAGGAGCCCGAGCGGGCGCCCACGGCGGCGGAGCGCTTCGAGCAGCTCTCGCCCGAGCAGAAGGAAGCCCTGCGCGCGAAGCTGCGCGAGTTCAAGGCCCTGCCCCAGGAGGAGCAGAAGCGCATCCGGGCCAACCTGGAGCGCCTCCAGCGCATGTCCCCCGAGGAACGGGAGCGGCTGCGCGCCAACCTGAGCGACTTCAACCGGCTCTCGCCCGGGGAGCGCCAGTTGCTGCGCGAGCGCTTCGGCGAGTTCCAGAACCTGAGTCAGGAGCGCAAGGCGGAGCTGCGCAAGCGGATGCGGGAATACCTGCGCGCGCATCCGGAGCGGCGCGAGCAGATGCGGGAGAACCTGCGCCGCTGGCGCCAGCTGTCTCCCGAGCAGCGCCAGGAGCTGCGGGACCGCATGCGCGAGAGGCGCCGCCGGTGA
- a CDS encoding anti-sigma factor family protein — protein sequence MSCTFEEELTAFIDGELPPSRHAEVAVHLGACAQCQSTEALLRGTLANMALLPEFVPLPNTRHQVLARVDALPPPLKERLLALLRPRVWVPALGLAAVAVLAVYPRSQQAMHEADPGALELAANLELVEDYDVVGLDSFEDMEVVTHLHELEVQ from the coding sequence ATGAGCTGCACGTTCGAGGAGGAGCTGACGGCATTCATCGATGGGGAGCTGCCCCCCTCGCGTCACGCGGAGGTCGCCGTGCACCTGGGCGCGTGTGCGCAGTGCCAGAGCACCGAGGCCCTGCTGCGCGGCACGCTGGCGAACATGGCGCTGCTGCCCGAGTTCGTCCCCTTGCCCAACACCCGGCATCAGGTGCTGGCCCGGGTGGACGCGCTGCCCCCTCCGCTGAAGGAGCGGCTGCTGGCCCTGCTGCGCCCCCGGGTGTGGGTGCCCGCCCTGGGCCTGGCGGCGGTGGCGGTGCTCGCGGTCTATCCCCGTTCCCAGCAGGCGATGCACGAGGCGGACCCAGGCGCGCTGGAACTGGCGGCGAACCTGGAGTTGGTGGAGGACTACGACGTGGTGGGCTTGGACAGCTTCGAAGACATGGAGGTGGTCACCCACCTTCATGAGCTGGAGGTGCAGTGA
- a CDS encoding RNA polymerase sigma factor, with the protein MDEDSDAQVMLRVAAGDRKAFALLFDRYHASVARFAFRFVGDRARAEELTQDIFVKLYRNAKAYKPTAQFKTFLFRVATNHCLNEVRRGEYRVAHTPTSPADENDGGVDVMDAQAERPDEAVAGRELERAVGEALQGMSERERAAFTMCRFEGMAYRDIATALEASEAAVKSLIHRATLAVARKVEALQAGIGPERSRA; encoded by the coding sequence GTGGATGAGGATTCGGACGCACAGGTGATGCTGAGGGTGGCGGCGGGCGACCGGAAGGCGTTCGCCCTGCTGTTCGACCGTTACCACGCCAGCGTGGCGCGCTTTGCCTTCCGCTTCGTGGGAGACCGGGCCCGGGCCGAGGAGCTGACCCAGGACATCTTCGTGAAGCTGTACCGGAACGCGAAGGCCTACAAGCCCACGGCGCAGTTCAAGACGTTCCTGTTCCGGGTGGCGACCAACCACTGCCTCAATGAGGTGCGCCGGGGGGAGTACCGGGTGGCCCACACCCCCACGTCCCCGGCGGACGAGAACGACGGCGGGGTCGACGTCATGGATGCCCAGGCGGAGCGCCCGGACGAGGCGGTGGCGGGGCGGGAGCTGGAGCGGGCCGTGGGCGAGGCCTTGCAAGGGATGAGCGAGCGGGAGCGGGCGGCCTTTACCATGTGCCGCTTCGAGGGCATGGCCTACCGGGACATCGCCACCGCGCTGGAGGCGAGCGAGGCCGCCGTGAAGAGCCTCATCCACCGGGCGACGCTGGCCGTGGCCCGGAAGGTGGAAGCGTTGCAGGCGGGCATCGGGCCCGAGAGGAGCAGGGCATGA